The Coffea eugenioides isolate CCC68of unplaced genomic scaffold, Ceug_1.0 ScVebR1_119;HRSCAF=520, whole genome shotgun sequence sequence ATTACTGAAATCTTGTTATTTTCTTTGTACATTGCTAAGTTTGCTAAATTATGTGGAGTGCTCTGAGGTTGTTTTACGAACTTGCGCGTTGTTTTAAGGAAAATCCAAACTGATCACTCCTCTTGTCTGGTTTGAAATCCTTTGAGTTGCTTATTTGGTACCATCAGATGATGTTTACTTGAATCATTGAGTAAAACTGACAATACTCCTTTGCAAAGGAAATATTACTTCTGCATCTATAACTCTTttgtcttcattttttttcctgccTTTTAAGCTCAAGATCACTTTATTTGCTTTTTGTAACTTTTCTTTAGCAAAATTTATAACATTCAGAAACTCATCTTATAGTGAATTTGCTGAAACTCAGTTCAGTTTCCGAATGgtgtttttgttattttatcCATGTTATTATGGCTTTTTAGTCCGGTTCTGATCTGGCTATGTTTTTTATGAATCTAATCTTGTTCATGTCAGAAGGTACCACCAATTGAAGTGAGGAAAATAATTGACTTTTGTCAAACTCCAAACTAGTCTTATAGACTTATACAATGAATTCTGAATGGTCAAAGATAGGCGTACCAGCCACTGGATAAGACATATTTGATTTAAGCCAttttctgaattctgaatttttattctttcttgTCAATAAGTTTTGTCGTTTTTGGCATCATTGTCTAAGTTTCATCTTAGAGGcttgtttcttgtattttcCTCTGATTAGGTTCTGAATGGTTCAATTGGTACTGCTAAAACAGTGTCTGATTTCCGTTTCCTTTTACTATGTGCACAGAAATGGCACTGTCTTCTCATTTCAAATTTCACATCAGTCCAAAGCACAAGGAGTTTATTTGGGTGTTGTTGAACGATATGGGAGTTCATGACCTTTGACCAATTCACACGGGGATTTTctgtattttacccttttagTAGCCATTCCCCGAAATAGAATCCTTTGATCATCAAGACCTGAAGCAGCCGCTAATCAACCATGGCTGCTACCATCCTAgccgatgatgatgatgatgacatAAACCCCTTCACATCCATAATGCTGCTCGCCCCTACATGCCAACCACCAAAACCAGAATCAGAAGAAGACCACCAGAATCAGAGCCCATTATCATCATCCAAAGCTGGAATAACTAGTCAACAACTTCTTGACCAAAATAACTACTACCTCCACTCTGTCAACTCCCACCTACTCATCAGACAACTCCCTTCTCAAGGCCTCTCTTTTCAGCTCTGGCCTGCTGCAACCACTCTCGTCACCCTCCTTGATACCCACTCCTCTCAATCCACCATCCCCAACCCACTTTCCACCTTATTTAAAGCCCAAGAAGACCGTCCCCTCAACATCCTGGAGCTGGGCTCTGGCACCGGTCTTGTTGGGATTGCAGCTGCTGCTCTTCTCTCTGCTAATGTCACTGTCACAGACCTCCCTCATGTGCTATGCAATCTGCATTTCAATGTGGAGGCTAACTCCAAACTTCTTCAAGTCAACCAAGGTGCAAAAGTTAACATAGCGGGGCTTTCCTGGGGAGTGGATGAAGACATGAAAGCTGTTGGGAAGGAGTATGATTTGATACTGGGGTCTGATGTAGTGTATCATGATCACCTCTACAAGCCCTTGATTAAGACCCTGAGGTTCTTCTTGTTGGGGAATGATGACGGCAGCAAGAAGAAAAGGGTTGCCTTTGTGATGGCTCATTTAAAGAGGTGGAAGAAGGAGTCTGCATTTTTCAAGATGGCTAGGAAGCTTTTCGATGTTGACATTATACATTCTGATCCTCCTTCCCATGGCGCTAGAGTTGGAGTAGTAGTGTACCGAATGGTGGGGAAATGTTTTCTCAGCGTCAATTCTGTCCCTAGCTAAATATTTGAGCGAGGAATTGAAGAGAACattcttgaaattttgagaaaatctaGAAGTTTGTCATGCATCAAAAACTTTCCAGGGAAGATTTTAATATCTTTGTTAATGTATTTTACTAAATTGCAATCACCAGGGTTTGAGTTCACTAACTTGTCCTTGATCAATTAGCGTCTCAGCATAAACTTGAGCAGAAATAAAACTTGCTGAACTAGAATGTTGAATGTTATTATTGTAAAACAAATAGTTAGCACTTCTACCCGACCTCGTGACCAGATCGTATCATGCCCTTAGCAAAACAATGCACTCAAGATTCAAATACTGCAGTATAACGCCAGAGAATATCGTTTTCCCAGGTACAAATTTCTATGAACATTTGTCTGGCTAAAGCTTTCCATGTTCTCTGAATCCCAAGACGGATGAAAGCGCACAATTAAGACACCTAGAGGTTTGGAAGAGGAGCAGGAACAATCAATCGTTCTTGACAGTTCACGGTCATGATTTGGTCAAAAAAATTTGTACGGTccagattttatcttgtatctCATTTTTAACAATATCTGTGGGacctacaaaattttattttagaatTACACGTTGTTAAAAATAAGTTACACGATGTGCAAACAGAATTACGCCGTGTACAAAATGCACATAACCTTCAGGAACGGTtgctgtgaggactcgcaaatttcttatatttttctcaaaaatgcctttttatttagaaattattcatttattatagccctactacctaATCATTccccaataagtgcaaatgaatctagaaagtagggtttcacttttcgttttcagttggagcaagttagggttttcgcgattttccgaaggatgatttttcggtacggagcaaggattcaaatttggtgattaagagtgacttttaggtgagaaataatatgtgattaggaaccatgataaaaagttagtgattgggaagaaaaaaaccctagtacatgtgatttaaggaaaaacggtgcgaaccgacgtgtaccgcgcactaccgattgaatgCACCACTGGACcgccactttcttaccacatgagctcattgatatttgagcaaaatatcccctcatttccacCTGTCTTTGACCGAAATtgtggtcaaaaatgcaagggagagagagaaaaatttgcatggctttggtggtgccaagtgtcaccacctcatggctccttgattaattttttttcttgcctttttatccttcatttcagccatctttcttcttcatttttttctggtcttggccgagagagagagagagagaaaaaacccaagagagagttcaccattttttcttgaaatctagtcaccaagtgaggaaacaaagaaagtaaaccgattaaagttatCTTTGAGTGTTGgtttagtgaggtgttggtgaatttttgaaggggaaagctagggttgctcttggtagacactaagcaaggtaaggatgatgattttcccaattcttactcttaatcttgtttaaattagcttagcatctcaaatttgtggtgaataatggttgttatcatgtcttgGGTGTTATTTTTTCTTGtggatacatgaattagggtttgatgaattgctgccaaacttgatgtatggttaatatatgttgtatccaagattgtataggggggctttggtagcaagtgaagcaagaaatgaagaaaattatcattgaaaccaaaaattccagatttctggaaaaaatttcaccctgttctgtccggttccagttcgtgcGGTTaaaggctgaattaggcttggcataaaacataaaagttgtagagaatggtattttatagtttcctacaaaatttcatcccaatcgaaggaacgtagcctatgaaaagacaaaataccctcgctgccctagatTACATTTCAGTGTTCCGCGTAGACAGTTCAGTCTTTTGGCTGTGTTTATTTGCCATAATACGTACgaatttagccattttccaaaacatgaaagttttagtactatgttttatcttttcaacgccaccaagaacaccttaaacggaccttggtagactgagatatggccatttgaatgcagtacggttaaatagccgattagttggaattaggttatgtgaattgggaatttgattaggttacactggaaattggactaagtgatcttcatgaacattggagccctgtgtcttagcttcgaaagggtgtaagttgcacctcaatccgataagtgtagcctcggatgtgcccattccgcaagagcccgtcaaaactgtcttttgtaaacttcatttccgcactcgaTATTAGCTTAATTTTTGTTCTTGTCTTGTTTTGAGCCTacggaatggctattgaaataaaattgtgttatggataaccttgggtttgattgagtaaggatgaagccataaatggctggaaaataggaaaatacaaagggcatgctgcccaaattttcgctcgagtactaagtttctatttgaactggtatacttacgtttggtctatgaaaccctagttatttttgtacaccggtccaaatgtcctcgtttcactttaaagtctttttgtacgttctactcaataattgtcgagtttctttgattgcacctaattgttgtgctagatgatctgtaatattctttctcgtttaatttaggttttctcggtgactgaggataatatccggaaggatattttacccgttgttttgcttacataggtgagtgttccttgtttgctatatttttcttgacttcatgacttgtgttcttgtttgataatgtgttaagtgctttcaaggatttccaaaacgagttttctaggcgaacgtgtactttaccgcgctcgagctaaatgaaacatgaaattttcaatgattaaatgttgaaatactagttgcgcatgaatgtaagcctttttagctgaactgggcccttgcccttgttgccgatcgactcgagccagaagcggactcggtcgggcgatttggtgacctgggtgaacgtttggtatactcgagtattaccttgtagtccggccacgtccggatgggtggagtccggtcaacgtccggaaggggatgaatgaacgaacgaaagcacgagggttttacttcccaaaaaggaaattttcaaataattggaggaataagggaaaatgtcaggggaacgaacgaacgaacgaatagttccatgtgagctcgtatccttttaatgaatgtgttactatcgctttccattgtaaaaatttcttgaattattgatactccatgtttaacgtattgaattgactatctgactatgtgttcggaacctcactgagcttttagctcacccctttagttttgttttccttaacaggggacggcgagcaggatgagagcatagactagcctagtctagttcttttgttattctttgtaatggttctcgccctagtgtttggcacgggctggacgtatgaaggattgagaacctttgtatattcgatctttatactctcttttgggatggcaatatatataagttccgctttaagtttggatcgctgccctatttattcttgtgatttattccgattttaattgaggactgtagtgaacgactgagtcccggcgagagctgggcaggcgacccgccgaaccctggggtacgccctaaggggaggtggggccgtcacagttggtatcagagctttggtttcagatctctgtagtgtatcctaggcttgaagtttaggatgccggactgtgggattcgatttgacctgaaagttaagcgattgagggagAAAACCTATAgttgcttcgcgtggtctctgcgcggagtgaccctggactaagtggtgaataagtatgagggactaagtgaagctatgaattgcgaatgttataggccttaaatatttctcatggtatctgaggaccatagataggtatgtcaggcaggaattccgattgtagattgtttactcttgggactgcagctcgagatgtgaattatcttatttcgaattctcgtgcctgagtactctagagttgcggCGCTGCTAAGGatttgagacttgcattttgggaacatgaacaggctttgtctgactagaatgagcacaagaggtcagggacatctagtttggatagtaagtgacgtgagagaccggacgggctgatactgggacgacttcaccttttccttttgatttacctgtatattgttactacatgacgttagtatacctgtgtgtacatggttatctgtccaacttgatatgtatttgtgtatttgcttatccgtcttcttgatatggcgtgttatgtgcgtatatatttatttgtgtatttggaatgctagaatttgttactgtagtcaatttactgtgtttatttactaaattaccttttggggaaaaagaaaagaaaagagagagggaaaacatatatatggacgggagacgtagtcgtggacgtggagctagtcgtggccg is a genomic window containing:
- the LOC113755104 gene encoding protein-lysine methyltransferase METTL21E — its product is MAATILADDDDDDINPFTSIMLLAPTCQPPKPESEEDHQNQSPLSSSKAGITSQQLLDQNNYYLHSVNSHLLIRQLPSQGLSFQLWPAATTLVTLLDTHSSQSTIPNPLSTLFKAQEDRPLNILELGSGTGLVGIAAAALLSANVTVTDLPHVLCNLHFNVEANSKLLQVNQGAKVNIAGLSWGVDEDMKAVGKEYDLILGSDVVYHDHLYKPLIKTLRFFLLGNDDGSKKKRVAFVMAHLKRWKKESAFFKMARKLFDVDIIHSDPPSHGARVGVVVYRMVGKCFLSVNSVPS